In Nodularia sp. LEGE 06071, the genomic window AAATTTGGAAAGTTGGGCAACGCCGAAAATGATGGTGACGCGATAAAGTTTGGGGGTGTAAAAATCGTAAGCAAATAAGTCTTGTAAGGGTTTCCAAGGAAGGCGGATTGGTTTGGGAATATTGCCTAAATAAATGACGGCGCTAATGCTACAACCAAAAATACTTGACCAAATGAGTAATAGTACGACATCTTTATTCAAACTTGCCCAATCAGGTAATATTGATAAGCTTTGTAACACTAAAGGCAAATGCAACACCAAGCCAAATAAAATCATCATGGGCATGATCATCGGCCAGTGAACTTCAGGCGATCGCTCACTCATTTGTTTAGCTTTACCACCGAAAATTAAGCCAAATTCTCTGGTTAAACTGAATGCTGTTAAGGCGTTGACTAAAATAATCACTCCCACTAACCAAGGGGAAGTTTCCCACAGTCCATCAGCTAATTTTACCAAAGCCCAAAAGCTACCTAATGGGGGAAAAGCAATTAATCCTAATGTCCCCACCATGAAAGCTAACCCAGAAATGGGGCGACGTGTCCACAGTCCTCCCAGTTGAGTGACATCTTGGGTGATGCTATTCCAAACAATACCGCCGGTACTCATGACCAATAATGCTGAAGCTAAAGCATGGGTAAGTACTAACAATAGTGCTGTTTCTTCTTGTTGTGTGCCTACAGCAATAAATACTAAGCCCATGTAAGCACTAACAGAATAAGATAAGCAGCGTTTCATGTCAATTTGTGCGATCGCAATTAAAGATGCACCGACAGCAGTCACCACACCGATAGCGATAATAAACGATGAAACCACAGGTGATAAAGTTAATACAGGTTGCAGTTTAATTAATACCCATGCACCACTCGCAACTACTACCGAGTTCCGCAAAATTGTACTGGGAACAGGGCCTTCCATCGCTTCATCTAACCACAAATGCAAAGGAAATTGAGCGCATTTACCCATCGGCCCCGCAACTAATGCTAAACCTACTAATGTAATCACAGTGGGATCTACTTGAGCATTATTTGCCCATGCAGCTAATTCTGTATAATCCCAAGTACCTGATAAAGTCCATAAACCCAAGACTCCCATTAGTAAGAATAAGTCTCCTACCCGCTTGGTTAAGAAAGCATCTCTAGCACCAGTGACTACCAAAGGTTGACTAAACCATAAGCCGACTAATAGATATGTTCCTAATGTTAGGACTTCCAAAATTACATAGCTGAAAAACAGATTATTGCACAAACATAAAGCACATAATCCCGCTTCAAATAATCCCAATAAAGAATAGAAGCGTCCCCAACCCCAATCCATTTCCATGTAACCCAGGGCAAAAATTTGCGCTAAGAAATTTAAGCCAGTTACTATCACCATTGCGCCCACGCTAACCGAAGAGATTTCTAAGGAAATTGTGAGGTTTAAACCTGCGGTAGATAGCCAAGGAATAAATATTTCTTGGGGTGGTTGATTCCAGGTACATTGGAAAGCTAAGACACTATGAACTAATGCCAAAAATGTCATGATTAAATTGACATAACCGGCTGGTCTTGATCCTGTTTTGCGAATGATTCCCGGCGACCAGGGAATTGCTAAAAGTCCACCTGTTAAGGCATAGAAAGGAACTAGCCAAACAGTCTCCAGGAGAAACTGAGCCATAAAATTAACCTCTGTATTGATAGCACAAATTATCAATTCTGGGAGCAAAGTTAGCTTGGCTCTCAGTTAGCTAATGATTCTAGATAAGGGAATTTTATTTTTGCTTAATATTATGTTTATCTTACCGTTATATTTCCCAAAAAGGAAATATCTAACAAAATAAATCGATAATGTCTACTGTAATTAATTCTTATATAATCATTTTTTGGGTCTGACCATAGAGTATAGTCTATGGATTAGGTTTGAGTTCATCTAGCACAACTGATAGAATTTTATCCGTACACAAGGGCGGGCAAGACTTGTACTGAGCTTAGTCGAAGTATGCCCACCCCACAAGAGTTTCACTATTGCTCTTTGTATTTCATCTACCTGCAACCTGCTGTATATCTCTTGACTGATAACTGATAACTGTTAATAATGGCTACCTGATTTGCGATGTTCAACGGCAGTCACGCCATCGTGTTCTAACACTTCGCCTTGCTCGACTATGGCATAAATTATGCATCTATCACCACATTCAAGTAGGTTGGTGACGGTACATTCTAGATAAGCTAATGCTTCAGTTAAGACTAAACAACCATTATCAGCAGTTTTTGTCTCCAGATTGGTAAAGGGATTTTCTCCTAATGTGCTTTGACGGAAAAAATAACGTCGTAAATTTCTACCTTCTTTAAGGATATTCAGCACAAATCTATCTCCAGGTTGATGCATTAAGTCTGCATTCTGTTCTTGAGCAACAGCAATCATAATTCCTGGTGGATTAAATGTGGCTTGAGATACCGATGAAGTTAAAATACCTTTATGGTTTTCTAAATCACGAGTTGTAACTACACACAAAGAACCAATAATTCTGCCTACAGCTTGTTCGGTACGGTCGATTTTGGCTTCTGGAACGACTTGGCGAGGAGTACGTAGTTTCTTTGTTTTCTTTAAAGTTTGGGCAAAAGTCGCACCTGCGGCTTGACATTGTGCGAGAATTTCTTGTGTAGGGCTAAAGCGTACCCGAATTGTGTCAAAGCCTAAACGGTAGTTAGCATCTTTGAGTTTACCTTCAATTAAATCTATGGCTTCGCCACTCCAACCGTAGGAACCAAACACCCCAGCTAACTTAGTTTTCGCCGCCGTTGAGAGGACTATACCTAAAGCGGTTTGAATTTGGGTGGGTGCATGACCGCCTAAAGTGGGAGAACCGATAATAAATCCATCGCTAGCGTCGATTATTCGGGTAATATCTGCGGGGTCTGCGAGTTCACAGTTGATGGATTCGACATTGACATCATTTTCAATCAAACCTTGAGCGATCGCATGAGCTAAAATTGCTGTACTGCCATAAGCAGAAGTATAAAGTAAAGCGACGCTTAAATCTTGAGATTTTTGTGCTTGACACCATTGACGGTAATCATAGGTAAAACGACTCAGACTATAACGCACCACTGGACCATGACCAGGAGCATAACATCTAGCTGGCAACAGCGCCAATTTATCTAAAGTTGCTTCAACTTGTTTGGCTTGGGGTGCATGGAGACAGTCGAAGTAATAATGGCGTTCCGCGTCTAATGTTTTCCAGTCTTCATCAAATAAGGTATCTTCGCAAATATGCGCGCCAAAAAATTTGTCTGTGTACAGAATCTTGCTTACAGGGTCGTAGCTACAAAGACCATCAGGCCAACGGGGAGTAGGAACTGTGATAAATGTCAAGTGATGTCCTTGTCCTAAATCCAAAGAATCTTCAAAACGCACAGCTTGAATGCGTGATTCCCACTCAGGAAAATCGGTTTTCAAAGCATTCGCAGCCGGACGGGAGCAAATTAAGGTAGCTTGGGGTGCTAGGGAAAGCAACTTTTCGAGGGTAACTCGACGGTTGGGGTTGACGTGACCGAGAATAATGTAATCAAGAGTAATGAAATCAAGACGTTGTGCTAGTTCTTCTAAGTAAATAGCCGTGAAAGATTCCCCAGGAGGGTCAATTAAAGCTATTTTGTCAGCCTGAATCAGATAAGAATTGGCTGTAGTTCCCTTTTGACGGGAATACTCAATTTCAAATTTTAGACGATCCCAAGTACGCGATCGCAACATTAGCGTTTGTTCACCAATATTTGCCACTTGTACATCTCTGGGGCGACTAAATGTAGCAACTGTCATAATCATCTCCTGTAAATGGGGGGGATTAATACACTTTGATTTTTGGTACCATTTCTGTGTAAAGCTACGCTAAAATTCTTTCTTTCTTTGTGTCCTTTGCGTCTTTTGCGGTATGCGCTGCGCGAACGTTTCTCATATAATTATTCGGCGCATCCTCATAAATAATTGGTATGACTTTTTATTTTTGACTTTGAATTTTGAATTTTGAATTTTGAATTCGGAGCGCAGCGACGTGACTTCCGCCCTGCGGTGCTATTCCCTAATTCCTAATTCTTGTTTATGGCGATTTCGATAGTGTTGGGATATTTTTTGTTCTGGGTCAATACCGTCAAAGGTAGGAGGTAACCAAACTCGCAGAATTAACAGGATTCCCAACACTAATAAGAAGGCGCAAGTCGCTAAAACTTGACTCCAATTTGTTTCTAGTACACCTTTAACAATCACTTCTCTTAATGCGGAGACAATGGAAACTTCCACAGCTACGCCAATAGATATGCGTTGTTCTTGGAGGTAAATAATTAGCAGCCGAAATAACTCAACTAAAATGAGCAAAAACAAGATATCGGCAGTAACAACATGGAAATCTAAAGGAGGAAGCAGGGAAAGAAACATATCCCATACCTCAATAGCCATGAAGCTAAATAAACCAATACATAAGGAAATCACAATCACATCTTGAATGAATTCCAACGTGCGGACGATGCGACCACGATTAATTTCGTAAACAGAGATTTTGCCGTTTTCTAAAACAGGTTTGTACATACTATTGGGGATGGGGTTTCAATCTAAAATCCAAAATCCAAAATCTAAAATTCCTAGTCATTGATTTAGTAATGATTGCCGATTTTGCGGTGATGAACGGTGGTCAGTCCGTTGACATCGGCGACTCTGCCGATTTTGACAGTGCTGTAAATCACCCAATGGTCGCCACAATCCATGCGGCTGGTGATTTCACATTCCATATAGGCTAAAGAGTCTGCGAGGATGGGGGAATTATTAATTGCTGGATAAGTTTTTACTCCTTCAAAACGGTCTGCACCGGGAGCAAAACGCTTGAGAAAATGTTTCATTAATCCTTGATAGTTATCTTCTCCGAGGACATTTAAAACGAAGCGATCGCCTCGTTGCATTAAAGATTCAATTGCGCGTTCTTTAGAAACAGCAACGGCTACTCCTAAAGGATTTAAACTTGCTTGTATCACCCAAGAAGCTAACATTGCACTTTGAACTTCACCTTTTTTGGTGGTGATAATATATAACCCAGTGCTAATTCTTCCTAAAGCTTTTTCTAAATCTGTGTTGATGGATTTATTTTTTTTGATGGTGCGATCGCGGGTCAACCATTGACCCATATCTGTACCCGCTTCTTCACACAGTTTTTCTGTGCTTTCTGTTGGAGTTTCTTTAATTAAAATGGGGGGAAATGCTTCAACTAATCCTAACTCTTGAAACTTATTCCGTAAGGGATAAACAGGTTCATCTTCTCCACCCCCAGACTCTAACAAACCTATTGTCTGCTTCTGATGCACAGCCGCTAAGATAGTATTTAAAGCAGCTTGAGCCGTAACTGAATATTGCGATGGCATAGCAATCACTATCCCAGAAGCTTGAGATACTAATTCTCTAACTTCTTGTGGTTCAGCACTATTAATATCTATAAATTCTACAGCCACACCTGTTTTAGTACATCCATTCCCTAAACTATAGGCTAAATGTTCGCTATAGGCGTAATCTTCAGCATAAAACAAAGCCACTAATATCTCTGTTTTAGCTTGCTCTAAACTCCAGGTTAAATACTTGTTTAACCATTGGTGAATATGATATTGTAAGAGGGGTCCATGACCTGTAGCAACTGTCTTGA contains:
- a CDS encoding NAD(P)H-quinone oxidoreductase subunit F, with protein sequence MAQFLLETVWLVPFYALTGGLLAIPWSPGIIRKTGSRPAGYVNLIMTFLALVHSVLAFQCTWNQPPQEIFIPWLSTAGLNLTISLEISSVSVGAMVIVTGLNFLAQIFALGYMEMDWGWGRFYSLLGLFEAGLCALCLCNNLFFSYVILEVLTLGTYLLVGLWFSQPLVVTGARDAFLTKRVGDLFLLMGVLGLWTLSGTWDYTELAAWANNAQVDPTVITLVGLALVAGPMGKCAQFPLHLWLDEAMEGPVPSTILRNSVVVASGAWVLIKLQPVLTLSPVVSSFIIAIGVVTAVGASLIAIAQIDMKRCLSYSVSAYMGLVFIAVGTQQEETALLLVLTHALASALLVMSTGGIVWNSITQDVTQLGGLWTRRPISGLAFMVGTLGLIAFPPLGSFWALVKLADGLWETSPWLVGVIILVNALTAFSLTREFGLIFGGKAKQMSERSPEVHWPMIMPMMILFGLVLHLPLVLQSLSILPDWASLNKDVVLLLIWSSIFGCSISAVIYLGNIPKPIRLPWKPLQDLFAYDFYTPKLYRVTIIFGVAQLSKFADMVDRFIVDGIVNLVGLFSLLGGEGLKYSTTGQTQTYAFTVLLGVGVLCAWITWPFWKIQFLDLMF
- a CDS encoding diflavin flavoprotein, encoding MTVATFSRPRDVQVANIGEQTLMLRSRTWDRLKFEIEYSRQKGTTANSYLIQADKIALIDPPGESFTAIYLEELAQRLDFITLDYIILGHVNPNRRVTLEKLLSLAPQATLICSRPAANALKTDFPEWESRIQAVRFEDSLDLGQGHHLTFITVPTPRWPDGLCSYDPVSKILYTDKFFGAHICEDTLFDEDWKTLDAERHYYFDCLHAPQAKQVEATLDKLALLPARCYAPGHGPVVRYSLSRFTYDYRQWCQAQKSQDLSVALLYTSAYGSTAILAHAIAQGLIENDVNVESINCELADPADITRIIDASDGFIIGSPTLGGHAPTQIQTALGIVLSTAAKTKLAGVFGSYGWSGEAIDLIEGKLKDANYRLGFDTIRVRFSPTQEILAQCQAAGATFAQTLKKTKKLRTPRQVVPEAKIDRTEQAVGRIIGSLCVVTTRDLENHKGILTSSVSQATFNPPGIMIAVAQEQNADLMHQPGDRFVLNILKEGRNLRRYFFRQSTLGENPFTNLETKTADNGCLVLTEALAYLECTVTNLLECGDRCIIYAIVEQGEVLEHDGVTAVEHRKSGSHY
- a CDS encoding phosphate-starvation-inducible PsiE family protein, producing the protein MYKPVLENGKISVYEINRGRIVRTLEFIQDVIVISLCIGLFSFMAIEVWDMFLSLLPPLDFHVVTADILFLLILVELFRLLIIYLQEQRISIGVAVEVSIVSALREVIVKGVLETNWSQVLATCAFLLVLGILLILRVWLPPTFDGIDPEQKISQHYRNRHKQELGIRE
- a CDS encoding diflavin flavoprotein — encoded protein: MVILTENTQAINVGRLTVQTVEIAPTTTAIRCLDWDRERFDVEFVLRNGTTYNSFLIAGEKTALVDTSHSKFEELYLEIVTGLIDPNKIDYLIVSHTEPDHSGLVKDILQLAPEITVVGSKVAIQFLENMVHQPFKSLVVKSGERLDLGNGHNLEFISAPNLHWPDTILTYDHKTGILYTCDVFGMHYCDDHTYDENFSAIEDDFKYYYDCLMGPNARSVLAAFKRIANLEIKTVATGHGPLLQYHIHQWLNKYLTWSLEQAKTEILVALFYAEDYAYSEHLAYSLGNGCTKTGVAVEFIDINSAEPQEVRELVSQASGIVIAMPSQYSVTAQAALNTILAAVHQKQTIGLLESGGGEDEPVYPLRNKFQELGLVEAFPPILIKETPTESTEKLCEEAGTDMGQWLTRDRTIKKNKSINTDLEKALGRISTGLYIITTKKGEVQSAMLASWVIQASLNPLGVAVAVSKERAIESLMQRGDRFVLNVLGEDNYQGLMKHFLKRFAPGADRFEGVKTYPAINNSPILADSLAYMECEITSRMDCGDHWVIYSTVKIGRVADVNGLTTVHHRKIGNHY